A genomic segment from uncultured Desulfuromonas sp. encodes:
- a CDS encoding menaquinone biosynthesis protein yields MHIKLGHIDYLNCVPFFHYLQECGFDGTIVKGVPAQLNGMLAHGELDVSPSSSFEYGRNFRNYCLLPSHSISAFEQVQSVLFFSAVPLDALDGEPIYLTGESATSIHLLFVILREFYGCTRIESCVPTQPVEHYLNQGKPVLLIGDRALKASLTVGPEKGVEYDLAQLWYQHTGLPFVFALWIVHRQAYQRLTKEFYQLQQQLQHSKERAFGDLRLLAESVMDRPWMSPEQLVAYWKCMSYDLNEEHIKGLKLFFELCFKYDYLEQLPELNFVGLES; encoded by the coding sequence ATGCACATCAAGTTAGGACATATTGATTATCTCAACTGCGTCCCTTTTTTTCATTATCTGCAAGAATGTGGTTTTGACGGAACCATTGTCAAAGGTGTGCCAGCTCAACTGAATGGCATGCTGGCTCACGGTGAGCTGGATGTTAGTCCATCCTCGTCATTTGAGTACGGACGCAATTTTCGCAATTATTGTCTACTTCCATCACATTCCATCAGTGCTTTTGAGCAGGTCCAAAGTGTCCTTTTCTTTAGCGCTGTTCCTCTTGATGCTCTCGATGGAGAGCCCATCTATTTGACCGGTGAATCCGCAACGTCTATCCATTTATTGTTCGTTATTTTACGCGAATTTTATGGTTGTACCCGTATTGAAAGCTGTGTTCCAACACAACCGGTAGAACATTATCTCAATCAGGGTAAGCCTGTTTTGCTCATTGGTGACCGCGCCCTTAAAGCCTCTCTGACCGTCGGACCGGAAAAAGGAGTGGAGTACGATTTGGCCCAGCTGTGGTATCAGCATACCGGGTTGCCATTTGTTTTCGCCCTGTGGATTGTTCATAGACAGGCGTATCAGCGATTGACGAAAGAGTTTTATCAATTGCAACAGCAGCTCCAACATTCCAAGGAGAGGGCCTTTGGAGATTTACGCCTTCTCGCCGAATCTGTCATGGACCGTCCATGGATGTCACCGGAGCAGTTAGTGGCGTATTGGAAATGCATGTCTTATGATCTGAATGAAGAGCATATTAAGGGACTAAAGCTCTTTTTTGAGCTGTGCTTCAAATATGACTATCTTGAGCAGCTCCCAGAGTTGAACTTTGTCGGCCTTGAGTCGTGA
- a CDS encoding integrase arm-type DNA-binding domain-containing protein, with product MARKTVPLTDTQVRNVKPAEGKSLKFFDGGGLFLLVSASGSKGWRFKYRLDGKEKLMSFGPYPEISLAEARQLRAEARKLVVKGIDPMQARVAKREQQKAVSENTFKRVALEWFENQTHLAESTKKLNFSRLERDIFPHIGHMPLTEIKPKDLLDKVLRPMELRDVGVLARRVKSIMAQVFRYGVACGYVERDPTADLTGALKKVERGHMAAITEPAKLAPLLRAIDDYDGHVVVKHALQLAPMLFVRPGELRAMKWEEIDFEAAEWRYTVPKTKTEHIVPLSRQALEILSSLRELTGVGELVFPSIRTAAKPISDNTLNAGLRRMGFSKEEVSAHGFRATARTILEEVLMERIELIEQQLAHGVKDALGRAYNRTKHLDERKRMMQRWSDYLDGLKAEKVVPFRRKVNV from the coding sequence GTGGCGAGAAAAACTGTGCCGCTAACAGATACTCAAGTTCGCAATGTTAAGCCTGCGGAAGGTAAGTCCCTTAAATTTTTTGATGGTGGTGGATTGTTTTTGCTAGTTTCTGCCTCTGGATCAAAGGGGTGGCGATTCAAGTATCGCCTTGACGGTAAAGAGAAGCTGATGAGTTTCGGCCCCTATCCAGAGATTAGCCTAGCCGAAGCTCGGCAATTGCGTGCAGAGGCGAGAAAGCTTGTTGTGAAGGGCATAGATCCAATGCAAGCTAGGGTCGCTAAGAGGGAACAGCAGAAGGCTGTATCGGAGAATACGTTTAAGCGGGTTGCCCTCGAATGGTTTGAAAATCAGACTCACTTGGCTGAATCCACAAAGAAGCTGAACTTCAGTCGTCTGGAAAGAGATATCTTCCCTCATATCGGCCATATGCCGTTGACCGAGATTAAGCCGAAGGATCTATTGGATAAGGTCCTCAGGCCGATGGAACTACGCGATGTGGGTGTCTTGGCTCGCCGAGTGAAAAGCATCATGGCTCAGGTATTCCGTTACGGGGTCGCGTGTGGCTATGTCGAGCGTGATCCTACAGCCGACCTTACCGGAGCTTTAAAAAAGGTTGAGCGTGGTCACATGGCGGCAATTACTGAACCAGCTAAGTTAGCCCCGTTGCTTCGTGCTATTGACGATTACGATGGGCATGTTGTTGTGAAACATGCTTTGCAGCTAGCTCCTATGTTGTTTGTGCGGCCCGGTGAACTCCGTGCAATGAAGTGGGAGGAGATTGACTTTGAAGCCGCTGAGTGGCGTTACACGGTTCCCAAAACAAAGACCGAGCACATTGTCCCTTTGTCGCGTCAGGCTTTAGAGATTCTGAGTTCGCTGCGTGAGTTGACCGGAGTAGGAGAGCTGGTATTCCCCTCAATTCGTACTGCGGCTAAACCGATCAGCGACAACACCCTGAATGCTGGCTTGCGTCGTATGGGGTTCTCAAAAGAAGAGGTGTCGGCTCATGGTTTCCGGGCTACAGCTAGAACGATCCTGGAAGAGGTGTTGATGGAGAGAATTGAGCTAATTGAGCAGCAACTTGCTCATGGGGTTAAAGATGCCCTTGGTCGAGCGTACAACCGGACAAAACACCTCGATGAGCGTAAGCGTATGATGCAACGCTGGTCTGATTATCTTGATGGTTTAAAGGCTGAGAAGGTGGTTCCCTTCCGACGCAAAGTTAATGTTTGA
- a CDS encoding recombinase family protein: MSVVGYARVSTTGQSLEAQLQALEAAGAEKIYQEKVSGVKQDRPELAALLDYVREGDMVVVSRLDRLARSTRHLLEISDDLTDRGVQLKVLGSDIDTSSSHGRLVLSILGSIAQFERELMLERQREGIALAKEAGRYRGRKPTARAKSQEVWRLLDEGVSKSETAKRLGIGRSSVHRIVSAGRPK; this comes from the coding sequence ATGTCAGTTGTTGGTTATGCGCGAGTCAGTACCACCGGCCAGTCACTTGAAGCACAGCTACAGGCGTTAGAGGCTGCGGGTGCGGAGAAAATTTATCAAGAGAAGGTTTCCGGGGTTAAACAGGATCGGCCAGAGTTAGCCGCTTTACTCGATTACGTGCGCGAAGGGGATATGGTCGTTGTGTCGCGGCTCGACCGTCTTGCAAGGTCAACCAGACACCTGCTTGAGATCTCGGACGACCTCACGGATAGGGGCGTACAGTTGAAGGTGCTTGGGTCAGACATCGATACTTCCTCGTCGCACGGGCGGTTGGTGTTGTCGATACTCGGTAGCATCGCTCAATTTGAACGAGAGCTGATGCTTGAGCGCCAGCGTGAAGGGATCGCCCTCGCGAAGGAGGCAGGGCGCTACCGGGGCAGAAAGCCGACGGCACGCGCGAAGTCACAGGAGGTTTGGCGTCTGCTCGACGAGGGCGTGTCGAAGAGTGAGACAGCGAAACGGTTAGGGATCGGGCGATCCAGCGTCCACAGGATCGTCTCTGCTGGCCGTCCGAAGTGA